A window of Halomonas sp. H10-9-1 contains these coding sequences:
- the ribA gene encoding GTP cyclohydrolase II, with product MTIRFIAASRLPTPWATFTMHGFEDEATGKDHIALTLGDVADGQPVLGRVHSECLTGDALFSMRCDCGYQLQEALKRIAEEGRGVLFYLRQEGRGIGLLNKIRAYHLQDQGADTVEANERLGFAADLRRYDLCVPMLEHLGIAALRLMTNNPRKVDALSRAGINVAERVPLTTGLNPHNEHYLSTKAGKLGHMMVLGDFTPVEETPTERKP from the coding sequence GTGACGATTCGCTTTATCGCCGCCTCCCGTCTGCCCACCCCCTGGGCCACCTTCACCATGCACGGCTTCGAGGACGAGGCCACCGGCAAGGACCATATCGCCCTGACCCTGGGCGACGTGGCCGATGGCCAGCCGGTGCTGGGTCGGGTGCACTCAGAGTGTCTGACCGGCGATGCGCTCTTCTCGATGCGCTGCGACTGCGGCTACCAGCTGCAGGAGGCACTCAAGCGCATCGCCGAGGAGGGCCGCGGGGTGCTGTTCTATCTGCGCCAGGAGGGACGCGGCATCGGGCTGCTCAACAAGATTCGCGCCTACCACCTCCAGGACCAGGGCGCCGACACCGTGGAGGCCAACGAGCGACTGGGATTTGCCGCCGACCTGCGCCGCTATGACCTCTGCGTGCCGATGCTCGAGCATCTGGGCATCGCCGCCCTGCGCCTGATGACCAACAACCCGCGCAAGGTAGACGCCCTGAGCCGTGCCGGCATCAACGTCGCGGAGCGGGTGCCGCTGACCACCGGCCTCAATCCCCACAACGAGCACTACCTCTCCACCAAGGCCGGCAAGCTGGGGCATATGATGGTGCTGGGCGACTTTACCCCGGTCGAGGAGACGCCCACCGAACGCAAGCCCTGA